From a region of the Candidatus Palauibacter polyketidifaciens genome:
- a CDS encoding metal-sulfur cluster assembly factor — protein sequence MAEKVRTALRTVTDPELGINIVDLGLVYDVEVEEGEAKVTMTLTSPGCPAGGQILGGAKDAAETVDGVEEAVVSLVWKPFWTPERIDPAVRAMMGF from the coding sequence ATCGCGGAGAAGGTGCGGACCGCGCTCCGCACCGTGACGGATCCCGAACTCGGCATCAACATCGTGGATCTCGGACTCGTGTACGATGTCGAAGTCGAGGAGGGCGAGGCGAAGGTCACGATGACGCTGACGAGTCCCGGCTGCCCGGCGGGTGGCCAGATTCTCGGGGGCGCCAAGGACGCGGCGGAGACGGTGGACGGCGTGGAGGAGGCCGTCGTGAGCCTCGTGTGGAAGCCGTTCTGGACCCCCGAAAGGATCGATCCGGCCGTGCGTGCGATGATGGGCTTCTGA
- a CDS encoding FAD-dependent oxidoreductase translates to MKSFDYVIVGGGLAAVSAVDGIREIDRNGSIAIFAEEPDPPYHRPPLSKEFLQAEGAPRDLLHVKPARWFDDLADELTLFTDAEVKRLDARAMTIHTAAGDAFRGRRILIATGGRAKRLEVPGSDLPGVSTLRTAADSEQLREIARGASRVVLVGAGFIGMELASSLSKFDVDAVVLEVEPRVWARVFPETIASFLRRYFEERGVRFMMGSGVAAFEGEGRLGRVVLDSGEEIPTDLAIMGVGMSPNDELGAEAGLAVQDGIVVDGSAETTAPHIYAAGDVARFPDPMGGGLSRLEHWDHARAHGRHAGRNMAGAREEFDHLSYFFTHVFDLSINVFGETAEVDRTIVSGELGSGRSIVYCVTDNRLTGTILINATGAMEDCRALVRARPTVEDLLKEFEKPGVRPGELVG, encoded by the coding sequence ATGAAGAGCTTCGACTACGTCATCGTGGGAGGCGGCCTCGCGGCGGTCTCGGCGGTGGACGGGATCCGGGAGATCGACCGCAACGGCTCGATCGCCATCTTCGCGGAGGAACCGGACCCTCCCTATCACCGGCCTCCCCTGTCGAAGGAGTTCCTGCAGGCGGAGGGGGCGCCCCGCGACCTGCTGCACGTGAAACCCGCGCGCTGGTTCGATGACCTGGCGGACGAACTCACGCTGTTCACGGACGCGGAGGTGAAGCGTCTGGATGCTCGCGCCATGACCATCCACACGGCGGCGGGAGACGCGTTCCGGGGCCGTCGCATTCTGATCGCCACGGGCGGGCGGGCGAAGCGGCTCGAGGTGCCGGGAAGCGATCTCCCCGGCGTGTCGACCCTCCGCACGGCCGCCGACTCCGAGCAACTGCGCGAGATCGCCCGCGGCGCGTCGCGCGTCGTGCTCGTCGGTGCCGGCTTCATCGGGATGGAACTGGCCTCATCGCTGTCGAAGTTCGACGTCGATGCCGTCGTCCTCGAGGTGGAGCCTCGCGTCTGGGCGCGCGTCTTTCCGGAGACGATCGCGAGCTTCCTCCGCCGCTACTTCGAGGAGCGCGGCGTGCGATTCATGATGGGCTCGGGCGTCGCCGCCTTTGAAGGGGAGGGACGCCTTGGGCGGGTCGTGCTCGACAGCGGCGAGGAGATCCCCACCGACCTTGCGATCATGGGCGTCGGGATGTCGCCGAACGATGAACTCGGCGCCGAGGCCGGCCTCGCGGTCCAGGACGGGATCGTCGTGGACGGGTCCGCCGAGACCACGGCCCCTCACATCTACGCGGCAGGGGACGTGGCCCGCTTCCCGGATCCCATGGGGGGCGGACTCTCGCGCCTCGAGCACTGGGACCACGCCCGCGCGCACGGGCGCCACGCGGGCCGCAACATGGCCGGCGCGAGGGAGGAGTTCGACCACCTCTCCTATTTCTTCACGCACGTGTTCGACCTCAGCATCAACGTGTTCGGAGAGACGGCCGAGGTGGACCGCACGATCGTCTCCGGCGAACTCGGCTCCGGCCGCTCGATCGTCTACTGCGTGACGGACAACCGGCTCACCGGCACGATCCTCATCAACGCGACCGGCGCCATGGAGGACTGCCGGGCGCTGGTGCGCGCGCGCCCCACGGTGGAGGATCTGTTGAAGGAGTTCGAGAAGCCGGGCGTACGCCCCGGCGAGTTGGTGGGTTAG
- a CDS encoding nuclear transport factor 2 family protein yields MTRYRRIGRQGSRLPAATAVALAAGLALGGCRLERLDENGSPVADEGPDLAEQVASLLDLQAAAWNAGDLDGFMSAYSPSPTTSYIGATGLIEGFDGIRERYAPGFAPGAARDSLRFEDLRVREVDERVGVATARYVLERDGAVTSTGPFTLVLLNVEGAWLIVHDQSAEDAGG; encoded by the coding sequence ATGACCCGATACCGACGGATCGGGAGGCAAGGTTCGAGGCTCCCGGCGGCGACGGCGGTCGCTCTGGCCGCCGGACTCGCGCTGGGGGGCTGCCGCCTCGAGCGGTTGGACGAGAACGGCTCTCCCGTGGCGGACGAAGGGCCCGATCTCGCCGAGCAGGTCGCCTCCCTGCTCGACCTGCAGGCGGCGGCGTGGAACGCGGGCGATCTCGACGGCTTCATGAGCGCCTACTCCCCGTCTCCGACGACGAGCTACATCGGAGCGACGGGACTCATCGAAGGCTTCGATGGGATTCGGGAGCGATACGCTCCGGGATTCGCGCCCGGCGCGGCGCGGGATAGCCTCCGCTTCGAGGACCTTCGGGTCCGGGAGGTCGATGAGCGGGTCGGCGTCGCGACGGCGCGCTACGTCCTCGAACGCGACGGGGCGGTCACATCGACGGGGCCCTTCACGCTCGTCCTGCTGAACGTGGAAGGGGCCTGGCTCATCGTCCACGACCAGTCGGCCGAAGACGCGGGAGGCTGA
- a CDS encoding alpha/beta hydrolase, whose protein sequence is MTQSVTRTPFRLTPPGADLRGDYWSHAAPAEAGPPVDGVGAAIVVCHGFKGFKDWGFFPHLCEQLAEQTGIPVVSFNFDGSGVRDSDFDDLEAFSHNTFSRELWDLEAILDGLVSGRLGNTEVVPATRFGLLGHSRGGATCILKAGLRSQVRGLVTWASISSVTRYESFADRWEAGETVIIPNARTKQDMPLERNVLDDMRANRERLDVLASAASLQIPVTVVHGTADESVPFSDAWRIADAVGDLARLVGVDRGTHTFQAGHPFAGTTPELEEAIDASVELFTRALK, encoded by the coding sequence ATGACGCAGTCCGTGACGCGAACTCCGTTCCGGCTCACGCCCCCGGGCGCGGACCTTCGCGGCGACTACTGGTCGCACGCCGCTCCCGCCGAAGCCGGGCCCCCGGTCGACGGCGTCGGCGCGGCCATCGTCGTCTGCCACGGCTTCAAGGGGTTCAAGGACTGGGGCTTCTTCCCCCATCTCTGCGAACAACTCGCTGAGCAGACCGGGATTCCCGTCGTCTCCTTCAACTTCGATGGCTCCGGCGTGCGCGACTCGGACTTCGACGACCTGGAGGCCTTCAGCCACAACACCTTCTCCCGCGAACTCTGGGACCTGGAGGCCATCCTCGATGGACTCGTGAGCGGCCGGCTCGGCAACACGGAGGTCGTTCCGGCCACGCGCTTCGGCCTGCTGGGACACAGCCGGGGCGGCGCCACCTGCATCCTGAAGGCGGGTCTCCGGTCCCAGGTGCGGGGGCTCGTCACGTGGGCCTCGATCTCATCGGTCACCCGCTACGAGAGCTTCGCCGACCGGTGGGAGGCGGGAGAAACCGTGATCATCCCGAACGCGCGCACGAAGCAGGACATGCCGCTCGAGCGAAACGTGCTCGACGACATGCGCGCGAACCGGGAGCGCCTCGACGTCCTTGCCAGCGCCGCGAGCCTGCAGATTCCGGTCACGGTGGTGCACGGGACGGCCGACGAGTCCGTGCCCTTCAGCGACGCCTGGCGGATCGCCGACGCGGTGGGCGACCTTGCGCGGCTCGTCGGGGTAGATCGTGGGACGCACACGTTCCAGGCCGGACACCCGTTCGCGGGGACGACGCCGGAACTCGAAGAGGCGATCGACGCCTCGGTCGAACTGTTCACGCGCGCACTGAAATGA
- a CDS encoding cob(I)yrinic acid a,c-diamide adenosyltransferase — protein sequence MKIYTKGGDGGETGLLGGARVSKDDARVAAYGTVDELNAVIGVALALDPEGATLGESGPALAAVQEDLFTIGARLASANPERLLRKGTIPALSADRIDALEAWIDALDAELPELDAFVLPGGSPLAAQLHVARTVCRRAERGVTALLDGQPDLAEVVVPYINRLSDLLFTLARAANRRAGREDAMWLPQRRRDDGG from the coding sequence TTGAAGATATACACGAAAGGCGGGGACGGAGGGGAGACGGGTCTCCTCGGCGGAGCGCGGGTCTCGAAGGACGATGCGCGGGTCGCGGCGTACGGCACGGTCGACGAACTCAACGCCGTGATCGGGGTGGCGCTCGCGCTCGACCCGGAGGGCGCGACGCTCGGCGAGTCCGGGCCGGCGCTCGCGGCCGTCCAGGAGGATCTGTTCACGATCGGGGCCCGCCTCGCCTCCGCGAACCCGGAGCGGTTGCTGCGAAAGGGCACGATTCCCGCGCTCTCCGCCGACCGGATCGACGCGCTCGAAGCCTGGATCGACGCGCTGGACGCCGAGCTTCCTGAACTCGATGCCTTCGTCCTGCCCGGCGGGTCGCCCCTCGCCGCGCAGTTGCACGTCGCGCGCACCGTCTGTCGGCGCGCCGAGCGGGGCGTCACGGCTCTCCTCGATGGTCAGCCGGATCTCGCCGAAGTCGTCGTCCCCTACATCAACCGTCTCTCCGATCTGCTGTTCACCCTCGCCCGGGCCGCGAACCGGCGCGCCGGGCGCGAGGACGCGATGTGGCTGCCGCAGCGGCGGCGCGACGACGGCGGATGA
- the ggt gene encoding gamma-glutamyltransferase, with protein sequence MKTDGTDLRPADVQSRRAFIATAAAGVGAVASGSLAACGPDGGEAAAGAPDAGATDAGATDAGGGIVVARGPIAVEAGIGALKRGGNAIDAAVATAFAQFITTPFSAGVGGFGCMVVYDAVTGRATSIDFHGRAGSRATPDIYRSALEGRIYGHADRWKVRGDINQIGYQSVVTPGTVAGLWEAWSRFGTRPWAELVEPAIRLAYDGFEIPGALARGFTTRTESSSGVVPFFTKVQTTDASARIFLNNGVPWRAGERLAQPDYGRTLELIAAGGADVVYRGEIAERIAADFERNGGLLTMADLEAYTPDVYDPVHGTYRGHDVFSNALPGSGAQVIEILNLLEGYDVPGLEHGKADHVELLGRAQILSFIDRRRYHGDPKFIDDPTDILVSKDRAAELRSFIDRRELPPDVVEEPPEGPDTTHLSTADRAGNCVALTHTLGSASGVVTDGLGFTWNNCMFQFNPVAGRPNSIAPGKARITGISPAIVLRDGQPILVTGAAGGTRILGAVQHTISNTVDFNMSALEAVSVPRWHWEDHLLELEPQLYHHLREELEGRGLDVANDAFVAQLHAVGIDPGTGQLTGGPDPRGWGGGSATAG encoded by the coding sequence GTGAAGACCGACGGAACCGACCTCCGACCCGCGGATGTTCAGTCACGAAGGGCCTTCATCGCGACCGCGGCGGCCGGTGTGGGCGCCGTCGCCTCGGGCTCGCTCGCCGCGTGCGGACCGGACGGCGGGGAGGCCGCGGCGGGAGCCCCGGATGCGGGGGCCACGGACGCGGGGGCCACGGACGCGGGCGGCGGGATCGTCGTCGCGCGCGGACCCATCGCGGTAGAGGCCGGGATCGGCGCGCTCAAGCGCGGCGGCAACGCGATCGACGCGGCGGTCGCGACGGCCTTCGCGCAGTTCATCACGACGCCGTTCTCGGCCGGGGTCGGCGGCTTCGGCTGCATGGTCGTATACGACGCGGTTACCGGACGCGCCACGTCCATCGACTTCCACGGGCGGGCGGGGAGCCGGGCGACGCCGGACATCTACCGGAGCGCGCTTGAGGGGCGGATCTACGGACACGCAGACCGCTGGAAGGTGCGCGGCGACATCAACCAGATCGGCTATCAATCCGTCGTGACTCCGGGGACGGTCGCCGGCCTGTGGGAGGCGTGGAGCCGGTTCGGGACGCGGCCGTGGGCCGAACTCGTAGAGCCGGCGATCCGGCTCGCCTACGACGGCTTCGAAATCCCCGGCGCCCTCGCGCGCGGCTTCACGACCCGGACGGAGTCGTCCTCGGGCGTCGTCCCGTTCTTCACCAAGGTCCAAACGACCGACGCCTCTGCCCGCATATTTCTCAACAACGGAGTACCGTGGCGGGCGGGGGAACGGCTCGCGCAGCCCGATTACGGCCGCACGCTCGAACTCATCGCCGCGGGCGGCGCCGATGTGGTCTACCGGGGCGAGATCGCCGAGCGGATCGCGGCGGACTTCGAGCGCAACGGCGGCCTCCTCACGATGGCCGACCTCGAGGCGTACACGCCCGATGTCTACGACCCGGTGCATGGCACCTACCGCGGACACGACGTGTTTTCGAACGCTCTGCCGGGCAGCGGCGCGCAGGTCATCGAGATCCTGAACCTACTCGAGGGCTACGACGTGCCGGGTCTCGAACACGGGAAGGCGGACCACGTCGAACTGCTCGGCCGCGCCCAGATCCTCTCCTTCATCGACCGGCGCCGGTACCACGGCGACCCGAAGTTCATCGACGACCCGACGGACATCCTCGTGTCGAAGGACCGCGCGGCGGAACTGAGAAGCTTCATCGACCGCCGCGAACTTCCGCCCGACGTTGTGGAGGAGCCGCCGGAGGGACCCGACACGACGCACCTTTCGACGGCGGACCGGGCCGGGAACTGCGTGGCGCTCACGCACACGCTGGGTTCCGCGTCGGGGGTCGTCACCGACGGGCTCGGCTTTACCTGGAACAACTGCATGTTCCAGTTCAACCCGGTGGCCGGACGTCCCAACAGCATCGCACCCGGCAAGGCGCGGATCACGGGGATCTCGCCGGCCATCGTGCTGCGGGACGGGCAGCCCATCCTCGTCACGGGAGCGGCGGGCGGCACCCGGATCCTGGGCGCCGTCCAGCACACGATCAGCAACACCGTCGATTTCAACATGTCGGCGCTCGAAGCCGTCTCCGTCCCGCGCTGGCACTGGGAGGACCACCTCCTCGAGCTGGAGCCGCAGTTGTACCACCACCTCAGGGAGGAACTCGAGGGACGCGGTCTGGACGTCGCGAACGACGCGTTCGTCGCGCAACTCCACGCGGTCGGAATCGACCCCGGTACGGGGCAACTCACGGGAGGACCGGACCCGCGCGGGTGGGGCGGAGGATCGGCCACGGCAGGTTGA